Proteins from a single region of Chryseobacterium sp. W4I1:
- the atpG gene encoding ATP synthase F1 subunit gamma, with product MANLKEIRGRISSISSTMQITRAMKMVSAAKLKKAQDAIVMLRPYSEKLQEIIQNVNSSSDPDQVSIYAQKREVKRVLFIAVTSNRGLAGAFNSAIVKELNIQFQNNAQYEVEVLTIGKKAYDAVRKSRTVYANGSSVFDNLTFDAVSHLTEAVMSSFKEGKFDEVYLIYNKFVNAATQEVTTEQLLPIHMPEVDAAESQVETDYIFEPNRAEILDNLIPKSIKTQVFKGVLDSVASEHGARMTAMHKATDNAQSMKNDLVIYYNKARQAAITNEILEIVSGAEALKNS from the coding sequence ATGGCAAACTTAAAAGAAATACGAGGAAGAATCAGTTCAATTTCATCTACGATGCAAATCACACGTGCTATGAAAATGGTTTCCGCTGCGAAACTAAAGAAAGCACAGGATGCCATCGTAATGTTGAGACCTTATTCTGAAAAACTACAGGAGATTATCCAGAATGTAAATTCTAGTTCAGATCCTGATCAGGTTTCTATTTATGCTCAAAAAAGAGAAGTAAAGAGAGTTCTTTTCATTGCTGTTACTTCAAACAGAGGTTTGGCAGGTGCTTTTAACTCAGCTATCGTTAAAGAGCTAAACATTCAGTTTCAGAATAATGCCCAGTACGAAGTTGAAGTTCTTACAATTGGTAAAAAAGCGTATGATGCTGTAAGAAAAAGCCGTACAGTATATGCTAATGGAAGCTCTGTTTTTGATAATTTGACTTTTGATGCAGTTTCTCATCTTACAGAAGCCGTAATGAGTAGTTTCAAAGAAGGTAAATTTGACGAAGTTTATTTAATTTATAATAAATTCGTTAATGCTGCTACTCAGGAAGTGACTACAGAACAGCTTCTTCCAATTCATATGCCGGAAGTTGACGCAGCTGAATCTCAGGTAGAAACAGATTACATTTTTGAGCCTAACAGAGCAGAGATCTTAGATAATTTGATTCCAAAATCTATAAAAACTCAGGTTTTCAAAGGTGTTCTGGATTCTGTAGCATCAGAGCACGGTGCCAGAATGACAGCAATGCATAAAGCAACGGATAACGCTCAGTCTATGAAAAATGATTTGGTTATTTATTATAACAAAGCCAGACAGGCT